In one Chitinophaga sancti genomic region, the following are encoded:
- a CDS encoding VanZ family protein — MKKKIYLSAGYFVLLFYIVFWAPWRKGAKYSAAERLRLHPVVDSVKELFNNHGGTWWVHAFYFCSNLFGNIILFLPFPFVMMWIFNMRSVMRIALLACLLSLTIEITQYYTGTGVADVDDVLLNTTGAIAGFYLCRFFQNHSKYFIHR, encoded by the coding sequence ATGAAGAAGAAGATTTATTTGAGTGCGGGCTATTTTGTGCTCTTATTTTATATCGTGTTTTGGGCCCCGTGGAGAAAGGGCGCGAAGTATTCAGCAGCAGAGCGATTGAGATTACATCCGGTTGTAGACAGTGTAAAAGAGTTGTTTAACAATCATGGGGGAACCTGGTGGGTGCATGCTTTCTATTTCTGCAGCAATCTTTTTGGCAATATCATTTTGTTCCTTCCTTTTCCATTTGTGATGATGTGGATATTCAATATGAGGAGTGTAATGAGAATAGCCCTGCTGGCATGTTTGTTAAGTCTGACCATTGAAATTACACAGTACTATACAGGAACCGGCGTCGCTGATGTTGACGATGTATTGCTCAATACGACAGGAGCTATTGCCGGGTTTTATTTATGCCGCTTTTTTCAAAACCATTCAAAATATTTCATACACCGATGA
- a CDS encoding WcaF family extracellular polysaccharide biosynthesis acetyltransferase, with product MNTDLSRFNTGNYAAGPKWKIGLWYLVNYYVFNSALPWPYGIKVKLLRSFGAKVGKGLVIKTKVRIKYPWRLSIGDHCWIGESVWIDNLENVYIGNHVCISQGAMLLTGNHDYNRSDFPYRLGGIRIEDGVWIGAQSVVCPGIVCGSHAVLTVKSVAAKDMDAWSIYAGNPAVSVRKRKILA from the coding sequence ATGAACACCGATCTATCCAGGTTTAACACAGGTAACTATGCAGCCGGACCCAAGTGGAAAATCGGATTATGGTACCTGGTTAACTATTACGTTTTTAACAGTGCTTTGCCATGGCCCTATGGTATTAAAGTAAAACTGTTGCGCTCATTTGGCGCGAAGGTGGGCAAAGGTCTTGTGATCAAGACCAAAGTTAGGATTAAATATCCGTGGCGCTTATCAATTGGTGATCATTGCTGGATTGGGGAAAGTGTGTGGATTGATAATTTGGAAAATGTATACATCGGTAATCATGTGTGTATATCACAGGGGGCGATGTTGCTGACAGGTAACCACGATTACAATCGCAGCGATTTCCCATACAGGCTGGGGGGCATCAGGATAGAAGATGGCGTGTGGATTGGTGCGCAGTCAGTTGTATGCCCGGGAATAGTGTGTGGCTCCCATGCGGTGCTGACGGTGAAGTCGGTGGCAGCAAAAGATATGGATGCCTGGAGTATTTATGCAGGGAACCCTGCTGTTTCAGTACGTAAAAGAAAGATACTAGCATAG
- a CDS encoding undecaprenyl-phosphate glucose phosphotransferase produces the protein MLNRYLKICSIQILIMDFFCLNGFFFFVSYWLQQKEVPVHLDRDTFLLASNIAWVIALYTTGIYFMSQQMSYEKIARKTIQGILLYLLLILLFVFLNKEAYNRIFIITYCALFLIIVLADRLFFYMLTHYLLQRKEIERKVVIVGYNDLSKQLVDNLLGRKSNLRFEGYFEEYSNVHELSYYPVIGNLQECINYAQSNNIREIYSTLSPEQFPYLYTLAHEAEKHFIRFRFVPDFRMFVNRQIYIDYLDDIPIISLRSEPLDDIANRIRKRFFDLVFSLGVTIFLLSWLIPLLALLVKLESKGPVFFIQHRTGRNNKTFGCLKFRSMYVNNDANNKQATRNDKRFTRLGKFMRKTNLDEMPQFLNVLLGDMSIVGPRPHMLKHTEEFSAIIQRYMIRHFLKPGITGWAQVNGYRGEITDDLHLAKRIEHDIWYMENWSVYLDLKIIFLTVFNTIRGDKNAF, from the coding sequence ATGTTAAACCGTTATTTAAAAATATGCAGCATTCAGATCCTGATCATGGATTTCTTCTGTCTGAATGGATTTTTCTTTTTTGTTTCCTACTGGTTACAGCAAAAAGAGGTACCAGTACACCTGGACAGGGATACTTTTTTACTCGCTTCAAATATTGCGTGGGTTATTGCGTTGTATACTACGGGGATTTATTTCATGAGTCAGCAGATGAGTTATGAAAAGATAGCCCGGAAAACGATTCAGGGCATCCTGCTATACCTGCTATTGATATTGTTGTTTGTATTTCTGAACAAAGAAGCCTATAACCGTATCTTCATCATTACGTATTGTGCGCTGTTCCTCATCATTGTGCTGGCAGACAGGCTTTTCTTTTATATGCTGACGCATTATTTGCTGCAGCGGAAAGAGATAGAGCGTAAAGTGGTTATCGTGGGCTATAACGACCTTTCGAAGCAATTGGTGGATAACCTGCTGGGCAGGAAAAGTAACCTCCGTTTTGAGGGTTATTTTGAGGAATACAGCAATGTGCATGAGCTGTCGTATTACCCCGTGATCGGTAATTTGCAGGAATGTATCAATTATGCACAGTCAAATAACATCAGGGAGATCTATTCCACTTTATCACCGGAGCAGTTTCCTTACCTGTATACCCTGGCGCATGAGGCGGAGAAGCATTTTATCCGTTTCCGTTTTGTGCCTGACTTCAGGATGTTTGTGAACCGGCAGATCTACATTGATTACCTGGATGATATTCCCATCATTTCACTTCGCTCGGAGCCGCTGGATGATATTGCGAACAGGATCAGGAAACGTTTCTTTGACCTGGTATTCAGCCTGGGGGTAACGATCTTTTTACTAAGCTGGCTGATACCTTTGCTGGCATTGCTGGTGAAGCTGGAGAGCAAGGGGCCGGTATTTTTTATACAACACAGAACCGGTCGTAACAATAAGACTTTCGGCTGTCTGAAATTCAGGAGCATGTATGTGAATAATGATGCGAACAATAAGCAGGCAACGCGAAACGACAAGCGGTTTACCAGGCTGGGGAAATTTATGAGGAAGACGAACCTGGATGAGATGCCGCAGTTCCTGAATGTATTGTTAGGGGATATGTCGATAGTAGGGCCAAGACCGCATATGCTGAAGCATACAGAGGAATTTTCTGCTATCATTCAGCGGTATATGATCAGGCATTTCTTAAAACCGGGCATTACGGGCTGGGCGCAGGTGAATGGATACAGAGGAGAGATTACGGACGATTTACACCTTGCAAAGCGTATAGAGCATGATATCTGGTATATGGAAAACTGGTCGGTGTACCTGGATCTGAAGATTATTTTCCTGACGGTATTTAATACTATCAGGGGTGATAAAAATGCATTTTAA
- a CDS encoding XrtY-associated glycosyltransferase XYAG1 produces MKILFIVPSYKPAFIYGGPIVVIARLAERLVRLGHEVTVYTTTANGHEELAEAVKTPVLVDGVSVYYFPRITGDHTHVSPALWKHTWKTVKSYDVVHIHSWWSFLVLGASLMCRLRGIKPVLSPHGMFCDYVLTAKNQAKKKVLHNVIGKRLLKHTYLHTSSPMEWNECLRINHSWKGANVFNLVDLPTVTYPRQENDVFTISFLSRVDPKKGLDILLLALSKVPFKYKLQIAGSGEEAYVTELKTIVSTLKIEEHVEWVGWKNSETKFPFLANTDLFALTSHNENFAIVVIESLYVGTPVLISNHVGLSGYVEQNRLGWITGIHDIEEVRAKLTLAYNDKMERNRITATARDIITRDFNENKLAGDYVTLYQSSGTAKKVI; encoded by the coding sequence ATGAAAATCTTATTTATTGTTCCTTCTTACAAGCCGGCATTTATATATGGCGGACCCATTGTGGTGATAGCCAGGCTGGCTGAGCGGCTGGTACGCCTTGGGCATGAGGTGACTGTATACACTACTACTGCAAATGGTCATGAAGAACTGGCAGAAGCTGTGAAAACACCGGTGCTGGTAGATGGTGTGTCGGTGTACTACTTTCCAAGAATTACCGGCGATCATACTCATGTATCTCCTGCCTTATGGAAGCATACCTGGAAAACGGTTAAGTCATATGATGTAGTTCATATTCATTCATGGTGGAGTTTCCTGGTGCTGGGTGCTTCGCTCATGTGCAGGCTGAGAGGTATTAAGCCGGTGCTTTCTCCACATGGTATGTTCTGCGATTATGTGCTTACGGCAAAGAACCAGGCAAAGAAGAAAGTATTGCACAATGTGATTGGTAAGCGCCTGCTGAAGCATACTTACCTGCATACCTCTTCTCCTATGGAGTGGAACGAATGTTTGCGCATCAACCATAGCTGGAAGGGTGCCAATGTATTCAACCTGGTAGACCTGCCAACAGTAACGTATCCCCGTCAGGAAAACGATGTGTTCACAATTAGTTTTCTCTCCCGTGTGGATCCTAAAAAGGGTTTGGATATTCTGCTCCTTGCATTGTCAAAAGTGCCATTTAAATACAAACTACAGATAGCTGGTTCCGGTGAAGAAGCGTATGTGACTGAGTTGAAAACGATCGTATCTACATTGAAAATAGAAGAACATGTAGAGTGGGTGGGATGGAAGAATTCAGAAACGAAGTTCCCCTTCCTGGCGAATACAGATCTGTTTGCACTCACATCACACAATGAAAATTTTGCTATCGTAGTGATTGAATCATTGTATGTGGGTACGCCGGTACTGATCAGCAATCATGTTGGATTATCCGGTTATGTGGAGCAAAACAGGCTGGGATGGATCACCGGGATCCATGATATAGAGGAAGTGCGGGCAAAGCTGACACTGGCATATAATGACAAGATGGAGCGGAACCGCATTACAGCTACAGCAAGAGATATCATTACCAGGGATTTTAATGAGAACAAGCTGGCAGGAGATTACGTCACATTGTACCAAAGTTCCGGAACAGCGAAAAAGGTTATTTAA
- a CDS encoding acyltransferase family protein has product MKTQNKLWPLEVCRGLAALYVVMHHSRELLPAPVRPLLLFGQEAVILFFLLSGFVIHYNYSTKSAFDRKDFLWKRFVRIYPIFIVVMILSVGIDYLTGSADAHTDLPSFVYNLLGLQDSQLQKPGIGYATFGDNDPLWSLGYEVWFYLFYAVTGTARFNRNLLAVTVIAVLSAVVFSFFPNKASLTLLYLPIWWLGAALAEASLRDTNVPFFKGLGSLLITLAAYVLASYPQIRASHSTIGLHPFIEIRHFVAAIGFAVVWMAAARFVPAEKFRWMEPLSFLAPISYGIYIVHVPLLRFVKHYMGPGALTWICFAGLTLVMAYLLEIHFQKRVAMPLLIKKRKKAAVTLPVISAKAS; this is encoded by the coding sequence ATGAAGACGCAAAATAAGTTATGGCCACTGGAGGTATGCAGGGGATTGGCAGCTTTGTATGTGGTGATGCATCACTCAAGGGAATTGTTGCCTGCGCCGGTACGGCCTTTGTTATTATTTGGCCAGGAGGCCGTGATCCTGTTCTTCCTGCTGAGTGGTTTTGTGATCCATTATAACTACAGCACGAAGTCTGCATTTGATAGAAAGGATTTTCTCTGGAAACGATTTGTGCGCATCTATCCCATTTTCATCGTGGTGATGATATTGAGTGTGGGGATTGATTATTTGACGGGCAGTGCAGATGCACATACTGACCTGCCCAGTTTCGTGTACAACCTGCTGGGCTTACAGGACTCACAGCTGCAGAAACCGGGAATCGGGTATGCAACTTTTGGTGACAATGATCCGTTGTGGAGCCTTGGTTATGAAGTGTGGTTTTACCTGTTTTATGCTGTCACAGGTACAGCGCGGTTCAACAGGAATTTACTGGCAGTCACTGTCATTGCTGTTTTATCTGCAGTGGTATTTTCCTTTTTTCCAAACAAGGCAAGCCTTACATTATTATACCTGCCTATCTGGTGGTTGGGCGCTGCGCTGGCGGAAGCATCTTTGCGCGATACGAATGTGCCATTTTTTAAAGGTCTGGGTAGTTTATTGATCACGCTGGCAGCGTATGTACTTGCCAGTTACCCACAGATCAGGGCCAGCCATAGTACAATAGGTTTGCATCCGTTCATTGAGATCAGGCATTTTGTGGCGGCTATTGGTTTTGCAGTCGTGTGGATGGCAGCAGCGCGCTTTGTGCCGGCAGAAAAATTCAGGTGGATGGAGCCTTTGTCGTTCCTGGCACCCATCTCTTACGGGATTTATATTGTACATGTGCCCCTGTTAAGATTTGTAAAGCACTATATGGGGCCAGGTGCACTAACATGGATCTGTTTTGCAGGACTCACTTTAGTGATGGCTTACCTGTTAGAGATTCATTTTCAAAAGAGAGTGGCTATGCCTTTATTGATTAAAAAACGTAAGAAAGCAGCGGTCACCCTACCGGTGATCAGCGCAAAAGCATCATAA
- a CDS encoding glycosyltransferase, whose product MIAILQPYIPHYREEFFDMLQEQLPMDLYCYEKQAEIGKDHFKVGNTKVIPLPAIVKGPFVFYNPFPLLNRKYNVLVLMLNFGHLSTWLILLLRPFIKQKIVLWGHGISVKRYVKEEKKPDFLLRWMIALSDGVWFYTKKELDVWKTFMPKMNGHALNNTISGVEAILDLNIPDKQALRERYGITQQRVLIYCARFNEPGRRVDLLVELIETLSPEAFAFVIIGDGRLKPDFSAYPHVRDFGALYDRKVKDELFSMADIYFQPGWVGLSIVEAMSYGKPIFTFKRSASILQCVEYSYIKHGHNGMVFDSMRDCVDTLSLTTEKEIGRMGENARAYVKLELTMDTMADNAVTAIRHISSPKQVVHEDAK is encoded by the coding sequence ATGATCGCCATTTTGCAACCATATATACCTCACTACAGGGAGGAGTTTTTCGACATGCTGCAGGAGCAGTTGCCAATGGACCTGTATTGTTATGAGAAGCAGGCTGAAATTGGCAAAGATCATTTCAAGGTTGGCAATACAAAGGTGATTCCATTACCTGCGATTGTAAAAGGACCTTTTGTTTTTTACAACCCGTTTCCCCTGCTGAACAGGAAATACAATGTGCTGGTGCTGATGCTGAACTTCGGTCACCTGAGCACCTGGCTGATCCTGTTGTTGCGGCCTTTTATTAAACAAAAGATTGTGCTGTGGGGTCATGGCATTTCTGTGAAGCGATATGTGAAGGAAGAAAAGAAACCAGATTTCTTATTGCGCTGGATGATTGCATTATCTGATGGTGTGTGGTTTTATACAAAGAAAGAACTGGATGTGTGGAAAACGTTTATGCCAAAGATGAACGGACATGCATTGAATAATACGATCTCTGGTGTGGAGGCCATTCTTGATCTGAATATACCTGATAAGCAGGCGCTCAGGGAAAGATATGGTATTACTCAGCAAAGAGTGCTGATCTATTGTGCAAGATTCAATGAGCCAGGCAGGAGAGTGGATCTGCTGGTTGAACTGATTGAAACACTGTCACCCGAAGCATTTGCTTTTGTGATTATCGGGGATGGCAGGCTGAAACCGGATTTCTCAGCTTATCCACATGTACGTGATTTTGGGGCGCTCTATGACAGGAAGGTGAAAGATGAGTTGTTCAGCATGGCTGACATTTATTTTCAACCGGGATGGGTGGGCTTGTCGATCGTGGAAGCGATGTCTTATGGCAAACCCATATTCACCTTCAAACGTTCTGCATCCATTTTACAATGTGTGGAATATAGTTATATCAAACATGGGCACAATGGTATGGTCTTCGACAGTATGCGGGATTGTGTGGATACCTTGTCGCTGACTACGGAGAAAGAGATTGGCAGGATGGGAGAGAATGCCCGTGCCTATGTAAAGCTGGAGTTAACCATGGATACAATGGCGGATAATGCGGTGACTGCAATCCGGCATATTTCTTCACCGAAGCAGGTAGTACATGAAGACGCAAAATAA
- a CDS encoding malate:quinone oxidoreductase, whose protein sequence is MSPKSAPDIVLIGAGIMSATLGVLLKELQPELTIEIFERLDVIAGESSDAWNNAGTGHSAFCELNYTPEKQDGSIDIGKAIKIAESFEISKEFWSFLVQAGCVNSPGNFIQGVPHMSFVWGEKNVEYLRKRQQALSANNLFKGMEFSEDPEVIKNWIPLVMEGRDPNEKVAATRMDAGTDINFGALTRSLIAYLQRQPGVHLHLEHEVKDLDQNEDGRWKLKVKDLKNGKKRTLQAKFVFIGAGGGSLPLLEKSGIEEGKGFGGFPVSGQWLVCNNQAIVEKHAAKVYGKASVGAPPMSVPHLDTRVIDGKKALLFGPYAGFSTKFLKKGSWLDLPRSIKFNNIRPMLAAGLDNLPLTKYLIDQIRQSPEERLQALQDFLPEAKMEDWQLEVAGQRVQVIKKDPEHGGILEFGTEVVSAADGSIAALLGASPGASTAVSIMLELLNRCFKKELATEAWRNKLLQMIPSYGKKLADEPEMLAQVRSWANNVLELKD, encoded by the coding sequence ATGTCTCCTAAATCGGCGCCTGACATCGTACTGATCGGTGCGGGCATAATGAGTGCAACGCTAGGCGTATTGCTGAAAGAATTACAACCGGAGCTGACAATAGAAATCTTCGAACGACTGGACGTGATCGCCGGAGAAAGCTCGGATGCCTGGAATAATGCCGGTACAGGCCACTCTGCCTTCTGTGAGTTGAACTACACGCCTGAAAAGCAGGATGGATCTATCGACATCGGAAAAGCGATTAAGATTGCCGAATCTTTTGAAATCTCAAAAGAGTTCTGGTCATTCCTCGTACAGGCAGGTTGCGTAAACTCGCCGGGCAACTTTATACAAGGCGTTCCTCACATGAGCTTTGTATGGGGAGAAAAAAACGTAGAATACCTCAGAAAACGCCAGCAGGCGCTTTCCGCTAATAATCTCTTCAAAGGCATGGAATTTTCAGAAGACCCCGAGGTGATCAAAAACTGGATCCCCCTGGTAATGGAAGGCCGTGACCCTAACGAAAAAGTAGCAGCTACCCGTATGGATGCTGGTACTGACATCAACTTTGGCGCCCTCACCCGCTCACTCATTGCATACCTGCAGCGACAGCCGGGTGTACACCTCCACCTCGAACACGAAGTGAAAGATCTGGACCAGAACGAAGATGGCAGGTGGAAACTGAAAGTGAAGGACCTGAAAAATGGTAAAAAAAGAACACTACAGGCGAAATTTGTATTCATTGGTGCAGGTGGTGGTTCACTCCCACTGCTGGAAAAATCAGGCATTGAAGAAGGTAAAGGTTTCGGTGGATTCCCTGTAAGTGGTCAGTGGCTGGTTTGTAACAACCAGGCAATCGTAGAAAAACATGCTGCAAAAGTATATGGTAAAGCGTCAGTAGGTGCACCACCAATGTCTGTACCTCACCTCGATACCCGTGTGATCGATGGTAAGAAGGCATTGCTGTTTGGTCCTTACGCCGGTTTCTCTACCAAGTTCCTGAAAAAAGGTTCATGGCTGGATCTGCCACGCTCTATCAAGTTCAATAATATCCGTCCAATGCTGGCAGCTGGTCTCGATAACCTTCCTTTGACTAAATACCTGATCGACCAGATACGTCAGTCTCCGGAAGAAAGATTGCAGGCATTGCAGGATTTCCTGCCCGAAGCAAAGATGGAAGATTGGCAGCTGGAAGTAGCAGGACAGCGTGTGCAGGTGATTAAGAAGGATCCTGAGCATGGTGGTATCCTGGAGTTTGGTACTGAGGTGGTAAGTGCAGCAGATGGAAGTATTGCTGCTTTGCTGGGTGCTAGTCCTGGTGCAAGTACCGCTGTTTCTATTATGCTGGAACTGCTGAACAGGTGCTTTAAGAAAGAGCTAGCCACTGAGGCATGGAGGAATAAGCTGTTGCAGATGATTCCGTCTTATGGTAAGAAACTGGCGGATGAACCTGAAATGCTGGCGCAGGTGAGATCATGGGCTAACAATGTACTCGAACTAAAAGACTGA
- a CDS encoding histidine kinase — protein MKTSVSVQNFLEDNRLIEDIFHELKSIVASILSSVELIALYDGKQVEGRITRQTEAIKSQVIELDFQLQNVRIVQYMLNKRFAFNRKQTSLHLFLNQLIRDEPYDKVLQPVTELPAVKKVIDAYIDEFVIRQLVLNLYFWMNRHSTSHQLPKLLFSFEESYFEIRGNFYANYFRDTDNELLNQPVCYLMSYMAALHEGSFDLVMEPGKNVNVVVRIPYKAGGLR, from the coding sequence ATGAAAACTTCTGTGTCAGTACAAAATTTCCTTGAGGACAACCGGCTTATTGAGGATATCTTTCATGAACTGAAATCTATTGTAGCGAGTATCCTATCCAGCGTAGAGCTGATAGCGTTATATGATGGAAAACAGGTTGAAGGGAGAATAACCCGTCAGACGGAGGCCATCAAATCGCAGGTGATCGAGCTGGACTTTCAGTTGCAAAATGTGCGTATAGTACAATATATGCTAAACAAGCGTTTTGCGTTTAATAGAAAGCAGACGAGCCTGCACTTGTTTTTGAATCAGTTAATCCGGGATGAACCGTATGATAAAGTTTTGCAGCCCGTCACTGAATTACCAGCTGTAAAGAAAGTGATTGACGCTTATATCGATGAGTTTGTGATCCGCCAGCTGGTATTGAATCTTTATTTCTGGATGAACCGGCATTCTACAAGTCATCAGTTACCTAAGCTCTTATTTAGTTTTGAAGAAAGCTATTTTGAGATCAGGGGGAATTTTTATGCGAATTATTTCAGGGATACTGATAATGAATTGCTCAACCAGCCGGTGTGTTATTTAATGTCTTATATGGCGGCCTTGCATGAGGGGAGTTTTGACCTGGTAATGGAGCCGGGGAAGAATGTGAATGTGGTGGTGAGGATACCGTATAAGGCGGGTGGGTTGAGATAG
- a CDS encoding WcaI family glycosyltransferase, whose product MSKRILLIGGNFSPEPTGIGKYNGEMMKWLAENGYDCTVITSYPYYPEWKVQPPYDKKKNWYTREKQGKLTVYRCPQYVPAKPTGKTRIMLDFSFAVSAFFRLLTLLPRKKYDVVITVVPPFHLGLLAVIYKKLRGAKVFYHIQDMQIEAARDLKMIASPKLINILFKMERYIFRQADMVGSISDGMMKKIQEKAKKDIFFFPNWVDVNKFHPIEERLLLKTEYGFAATDKIVLYSGAIGEKQGLESILQAAQALKEDRHLKFLICGSGPYKERLVMQAAEMGLENVIFFPLQPFERFNHFLNMADVHLVIQKANASDLVMPSKLTTILAVGGLALITANSGTSLHDLVSTHNMGILVDAENQAALNEGILRSVNEDVREIAGNGRAYAENYLSVSRIMGRFEEHVVVG is encoded by the coding sequence ATGTCCAAGCGAATATTACTCATAGGCGGGAATTTTTCACCGGAACCTACCGGGATAGGGAAATACAATGGTGAGATGATGAAATGGCTGGCAGAGAATGGATATGACTGTACAGTGATCACCAGTTATCCTTACTATCCGGAGTGGAAGGTGCAGCCCCCTTACGACAAGAAAAAGAACTGGTATACCAGGGAGAAACAGGGTAAGCTAACGGTATACAGATGTCCGCAATACGTGCCGGCAAAGCCTACGGGCAAGACACGCATCATGCTGGATTTTTCATTTGCCGTGTCTGCATTTTTTAGGTTGCTGACATTGCTGCCCCGGAAAAAATATGATGTGGTGATAACGGTAGTACCGCCTTTTCACCTGGGCCTGCTGGCGGTGATCTATAAGAAACTGAGAGGTGCGAAAGTATTTTATCATATACAGGATATGCAGATAGAGGCCGCGAGAGATCTGAAAATGATAGCATCGCCGAAACTGATCAATATACTCTTCAAAATGGAGCGGTACATCTTCAGGCAGGCTGATATGGTAGGCAGTATTTCTGATGGTATGATGAAGAAGATCCAGGAGAAGGCGAAGAAGGATATTTTCTTTTTCCCGAACTGGGTAGATGTGAATAAGTTTCATCCTATTGAAGAACGGTTGTTGCTGAAAACGGAATATGGATTTGCAGCGACAGATAAGATTGTGTTGTATTCCGGTGCGATCGGGGAGAAGCAGGGCCTGGAATCTATACTACAGGCAGCGCAGGCACTGAAAGAAGACAGGCATCTGAAATTTCTGATCTGTGGTTCCGGACCTTATAAAGAGCGCCTGGTAATGCAGGCAGCGGAGATGGGTTTAGAGAATGTGATCTTTTTCCCTTTGCAGCCATTTGAGCGGTTTAATCACTTTTTGAATATGGCAGATGTGCATTTGGTGATCCAGAAAGCAAATGCCAGTGACCTGGTGATGCCAAGCAAGCTCACAACAATTTTGGCAGTGGGGGGGCTGGCGCTGATCACAGCCAACAGTGGAACAAGTTTGCATGACCTGGTGAGTACACATAACATGGGCATTCTGGTAGATGCAGAAAACCAGGCGGCGCTCAATGAAGGGATCCTGCGGTCAGTAAATGAGGATGTAAGGGAAATAGCGGGGAACGGCAGAGCGTATGCAGAGAATTATTTGTCAGTGAGCAGAATTATGGGTCGGTTCGAAGAACATGTAGTAGTAGGATAA
- a CDS encoding glycosyltransferase family 2 protein, whose protein sequence is MDLAVIILTYNEEKHIGRCLESMRQVSDEIYIVDAFSTDDTVAIAEHYGAKVVRHKWVNYAQQFQWGLDNCGIKASWVMRMDADEYLEPALISEINEKVSVLPADVSGVYIRRKVLFKGKWIKHGGFYPHNLLRIWRKGVGSIEQRWMDEHIVLSQGKTVQFKEHIVDYNLNAIHWWVNKHNNYAIREMVDLLNIKYRLLDADKRLLEMESTQAKRKRFLKERVYSSLSPGMRASFYFLYRYVLRFGFMDGYHGFVFHFMQGYWYRLLVDINLEEFERKLNGDTGKEKMLAVLKEDYNIVLN, encoded by the coding sequence ATGGATCTGGCAGTCATTATTCTTACATACAACGAAGAGAAACATATTGGCCGTTGCCTGGAAAGCATGCGGCAGGTATCTGATGAGATTTATATCGTAGACGCATTTTCTACGGATGATACGGTGGCGATAGCAGAACATTATGGTGCAAAAGTAGTCCGGCACAAGTGGGTGAATTATGCACAGCAGTTTCAATGGGGCCTGGACAATTGCGGGATCAAAGCGTCCTGGGTGATGCGCATGGATGCTGACGAATACCTGGAGCCTGCATTGATCAGCGAGATCAATGAAAAGGTAAGTGTGCTGCCGGCAGATGTGAGTGGCGTGTACATCCGCAGAAAGGTTTTGTTCAAAGGCAAGTGGATTAAGCATGGGGGTTTCTATCCGCATAACCTCCTGCGCATCTGGAGAAAGGGTGTTGGTAGTATAGAGCAGCGCTGGATGGATGAGCACATCGTATTATCACAGGGAAAGACGGTGCAGTTCAAAGAGCATATAGTGGATTACAACCTGAATGCGATTCACTGGTGGGTGAACAAGCATAATAACTATGCGATCCGTGAAATGGTGGACCTGCTGAATATTAAATACCGCCTGCTGGATGCTGATAAGCGGTTGCTGGAAATGGAAAGTACGCAGGCAAAGCGAAAGAGGTTCCTGAAAGAGCGGGTATATTCTTCTTTATCACCAGGTATGCGGGCTTCTTTTTACTTCCTGTACCGCTATGTGTTGCGCTTTGGTTTTATGGATGGTTATCATGGATTTGTATTTCACTTTATGCAGGGATATTGGTACCGCTTACTGGTGGATATAAACCTGGAAGAGTTTGAGCGGAAGCTGAACGGAGATACGGGGAAGGAAAAAATGCTCGCTGTGTTGAAGGAAGATTACAATATCGTGCTTAACTGA